In one uncultured Methanobrevibacter sp. genomic region, the following are encoded:
- a CDS encoding DUF2116 family Zn-ribbon domain-containing protein gives MAVEPHKHCPICGTPIPLNELVCSPDCQKVWDQRINQQKKSRYALTGVIIIFLAVWAVMTFMK, from the coding sequence ATGGCTGTAGAACCTCATAAACATTGCCCAATTTGTGGAACCCCAATACCTTTAAATGAACTTGTATGCTCTCCAGACTGTCAAAAAGTTTGGGATCAAAGAATTAATCAACAAAAGAAAAGTAGATATGCATTAACTGGAGTTATTATAATTTTCTTAGCTGTTTGGGCAGTAATGACATTTATGAAATAA
- a CDS encoding TatD family hydrolase produces MENLIDIGLNLMHPSFKKNKQEIIEDANNVGVSQFIITGTNVKSSEIACDYASNYPGILYSTSGIHPHDAKTCDENTLFELEKIAENNCVVAIGECGLDYNRDFSPRDIQRKWFEKQVELAENLDMPLFLHERESHEDLYNILKKHEDICEKAVVHCFTGTKQEAQNYIELGCCIGVTGWICDMKRGKDLQDAVSVIPGNKLMIETDAPFLIPKNFDKKPKSNKNEPKYLPHILKTIAHYKNDYNVEKLAKEVTKTTKNFFKI; encoded by the coding sequence GTGGAAAATCTTATTGATATTGGTCTTAATTTAATGCATCCCTCTTTTAAAAAGAATAAACAGGAAATAATTGAAGATGCAAATAATGTTGGAGTTTCTCAATTTATAATTACTGGAACCAATGTCAAATCAAGTGAAATAGCTTGTGATTATGCATCTAATTATCCTGGAATTTTATATTCTACTTCTGGAATTCATCCTCATGATGCAAAAACATGTGATGAAAATACTCTTTTTGAATTAGAAAAAATAGCTGAAAATAATTGTGTTGTAGCTATTGGAGAATGTGGTCTTGATTATAACCGTGATTTTTCTCCAAGAGATATTCAAAGAAAATGGTTTGAAAAACAAGTTGAACTAGCTGAAAATTTAGATATGCCTTTATTTTTACATGAAAGAGAATCACATGAAGATTTATATAATATCTTAAAAAAACATGAAGATATCTGTGAAAAAGCAGTAGTTCATTGTTTTACAGGAACCAAACAAGAAGCTCAAAATTATATTGAGTTAGGATGTTGCATTGGTGTTACTGGATGGATTTGTGATATGAAAAGAGGTAAAGACTTGCAGGATGCTGTGAGTGTGATTCCAGGAAATAAATTAATGATTGAAACTGATGCTCCATTTTTAATACCTAAAAATTTTGATAAAAAACCTAAAAGTAATAAAAATGAACCTAAATATTTACCTCATATACTAAAAACAATTGCTCATTATAAAAACGATTATAATGTAGAAAAACTTGCGAAAGAAGTTACAAAAACTACTAAAAACTTTTTTAAAATATAA
- a CDS encoding YbjQ family protein, whose product MILTSANTLENKEIIEYKGLVTGESLIGANIYKDLFSGVRDVVGGRTSRYEEEIQKARDIALNSMEEKAKYLDANAIIGLKISYDNLGGTMGNTILVTAYGTAIKYE is encoded by the coding sequence ATGATATTAACATCTGCAAATACCCTGGAAAACAAAGAAATTATCGAATATAAAGGTTTAGTAACTGGAGAATCATTAATTGGAGCTAATATTTATAAAGATTTGTTTTCAGGTGTTCGTGATGTTGTAGGTGGAAGAACATCAAGATACGAAGAAGAAATTCAAAAAGCACGTGACATTGCACTAAACAGTATGGAAGAAAAAGCTAAATATTTAGATGCTAATGCTATAATCGGGCTTAAAATTTCTTATGATAATTTAGGAGGTACCATGGGTAACACAATACTTGTAACAGCTTATGGTACTGCTATAAAATACGAGTAA
- a CDS encoding MATE family efflux transporter, with the protein MADMTKGKHANIELITGDPKKAINKLAWPMMLSMLLIMLYNLADSVWVSGLGADALAALGFITPLFMIIVGLGNGVGAGANSLIARAFGAKKDHVANNAALHAVILTIIIGIVIPIILLPLIPEIVVIMGGASVTDLCMDYSVVTFGLLIVFLFSAVLSSILRSEGDVNRATIAIAITAVLNIIIDPIFIYTLNMGISGAAWATVISAGISCIVMAYWIWIKKDTYMNLSFNQFKKSKGIIIEIMKVAIPSTAEQLIISGLTMAINAMLVIVSTTTAVAVYTASMRIVSMAMIPLMGIATALLTVAGAAYGARNYEKLKISFTYSIKFGLVISLILGVLTFIFAPQIALLFSYSAATAYLTSQIAFALRIFCFFLIFVPFGIAGSFVFQGIGKGTSSLIITIVRSLFAEVVFAYIFGIILGYGEMGVFAGVIIGSFIGSMFGYTWARIFIKKLKIKFGHAD; encoded by the coding sequence ATGGCTGATATGACCAAAGGAAAACACGCGAACATTGAATTAATAACTGGAGATCCAAAAAAAGCTATTAACAAATTAGCTTGGCCAATGATGTTATCTATGCTTCTCATAATGCTTTATAATTTAGCAGATAGTGTATGGGTATCAGGACTTGGAGCAGATGCTTTAGCAGCACTAGGTTTTATAACACCACTATTTATGATTATTGTTGGACTTGGAAACGGAGTAGGTGCAGGTGCAAACTCATTAATTGCAAGAGCATTTGGAGCTAAAAAAGACCATGTAGCAAACAATGCTGCATTACATGCAGTAATATTAACCATAATCATAGGTATTGTAATTCCAATAATATTGCTCCCATTAATCCCAGAAATAGTCGTAATCATGGGAGGGGCTAGTGTTACTGACTTATGTATGGATTACAGTGTAGTTACATTTGGATTATTAATAGTATTCTTATTCTCAGCAGTACTTTCATCAATATTAAGATCAGAAGGAGATGTAAACAGAGCTACAATAGCAATAGCCATTACAGCTGTATTAAATATTATTATTGACCCAATTTTTATATACACATTAAATATGGGAATAAGTGGAGCTGCTTGGGCAACTGTAATTTCTGCAGGAATATCCTGCATTGTAATGGCATACTGGATATGGATTAAAAAAGACACATACATGAATTTAAGTTTTAATCAATTCAAAAAAAGCAAAGGAATTATAATTGAAATCATGAAAGTAGCTATACCATCTACAGCAGAACAATTAATTATCTCAGGACTTACCATGGCAATAAATGCAATGCTCGTTATTGTTTCAACAACAACTGCAGTAGCAGTATATACTGCAAGTATGAGAATTGTATCCATGGCTATGATTCCATTAATGGGTATAGCTACTGCACTTTTAACAGTAGCAGGAGCAGCATATGGTGCTCGTAACTATGAAAAATTAAAAATTAGTTTCACATACAGTATCAAATTTGGATTAGTAATTTCATTGATTTTAGGAGTACTAACATTTATATTTGCACCGCAAATCGCATTGTTATTCTCTTACTCAGCAGCAACAGCATATTTAACATCACAAATAGCATTCGCACTTAGAATATTCTGTTTCTTCTTAATATTCGTACCATTTGGTATTGCAGGATCATTTGTATTCCAAGGAATTGGAAAAGGAACATCTTCATTAATAATAACTATTGTAAGATCATTATTTGCTGAAGTAGTCTTTGCATACATATTTGGAATAATATTAGGCTATGGAGAAATGGGTGTCTTTGCAGGAGTAATTATAGGAAGCTTCATAGGTTCCATGTTTGGTTACACTTGGGCTAGAATATTTATTAAAAAACTTAAAATTAAATTTGGTCATGCTGACTAA
- the pyrH gene encoding UMP kinase, which produces MKIVVAIGGSILLKEYDCKKFQEYSEILKSLANEHEIFVVVGGGKPAREYIGVVRDLGAGEAQCDDIGIEVTRINAKLLLSALGDAAYQKVPHNFQEALEYSATGKIIVMGGTEPAHSTDAVSAILAEYIHADKLINLTSVDGMYNKDPNKYDDAELIKEITASEMIDFISGKDNKAGTYEFFDMTAIQMIKRSSLETIIASGYEVENLVKAINGEEVGTKVINK; this is translated from the coding sequence ATGAAAATAGTCGTAGCAATTGGAGGATCAATTTTATTAAAAGAATATGATTGTAAAAAATTCCAAGAATATAGTGAAATATTAAAATCACTAGCTAATGAACATGAAATATTTGTAGTTGTTGGTGGGGGAAAACCTGCTAGAGAATATATTGGAGTTGTTCGTGACCTTGGAGCTGGTGAAGCTCAATGTGATGATATTGGAATTGAAGTTACAAGAATTAATGCTAAATTATTATTATCTGCACTTGGTGATGCTGCTTACCAAAAAGTACCACATAACTTCCAGGAAGCTCTTGAATATTCAGCTACTGGTAAAATAATTGTAATGGGTGGAACAGAACCTGCTCATAGTACTGATGCAGTTTCAGCTATTTTAGCAGAATATATTCATGCAGATAAACTTATTAACTTAACATCTGTTGATGGAATGTATAATAAGGATCCTAATAAATATGATGATGCTGAATTAATTAAAGAAATTACAGCTAGTGAAATGATTGATTTTATTAGTGGCAAAGATAATAAAGCTGGAACCTATGAATTCTTTGATATGACTGCTATTCAAATGATTAAAAGATCTTCCCTTGAAACTATAATAGCTAGTGGTTATGAAGTCGAAAACTTAGTTAAAGCTATTAATGGGGAAGAAGTAGGGACCAAAGTTATCAACAAATAA
- a CDS encoding ZPR1 zinc finger domain-containing protein, with protein sequence MNEEEINEMIIKCPACNTEGVAKSIMREIEIPHFGKVLETTILCDSCGFKHSDIIALEQNDPAKYILEINKDNLSTRIVRSQSATVSIPELGVKVEPGPKSEGYVTNVEGVITRFEDAVKQALHLFNDNTSQKNAQIVLKDLKSLINGDKTATLIIEDPFGQSNIVSDDVEILDIPEEELKLLKTGFSIIEDN encoded by the coding sequence ATGAATGAAGAAGAAATTAACGAAATGATTATTAAATGTCCTGCATGTAACACTGAAGGAGTAGCTAAATCAATAATGAGAGAAATTGAAATACCTCATTTTGGAAAAGTTTTAGAAACAACAATTCTTTGTGATTCCTGTGGATTTAAACATAGTGATATTATAGCACTTGAACAAAATGATCCTGCAAAATATATTTTAGAAATAAATAAAGATAATCTATCTACTCGAATTGTCAGATCACAATCTGCTACCGTTTCTATTCCTGAACTTGGTGTTAAAGTAGAACCTGGACCAAAATCAGAAGGATATGTTACTAATGTTGAAGGTGTAATCACAAGATTCGAAGATGCAGTAAAACAAGCACTTCATTTATTTAATGATAACACTTCTCAAAAAAATGCACAGATAGTTTTAAAAGATTTAAAAAGTCTCATTAATGGAGATAAAACTGCTACATTAATTATTGAAGACCCATTTGGTCAAAGTAATATTGTAAGTGATGATGTTGAAATTTTAGATATCCCTGAAGAAGAATTAAAATTATTAAAAACAGGTTTTAGTATTATTGAAGATAATTAA
- a CDS encoding 3H domain-containing protein, with translation MRKPYVILIGSASGIGKSTIAAELAKQLNIKHLIESDFIRAVVRGIIGKEYAPALHNSSYEAYKSLRNKFKYDNYDELVSAGFDEHASYVIPAIEKIIQRAITDFDDIIIEGVHLVPGLIDIKKFQEDANIYFFILSSDEEAHKERFVKRAIQIHRGGKQLDFFKENRIIHDHLISQAKKFNATILETGNIENTLSKLLKTINQTCKTIRLTNTIDDLENVIDIIIKKNNSSIIKIVYKLDEFKDSLVRDVNITDTNEASKFIKNLNENKDKKEDLNKLYTLSKYREFTICAPNEDKLNNIINELTKRGFVYNE, from the coding sequence ATGAGAAAACCTTATGTTATACTAATTGGAAGTGCTTCTGGAATTGGAAAATCAACAATAGCTGCAGAATTAGCTAAACAACTAAACATAAAACATTTAATTGAAAGTGATTTTATAAGAGCAGTTGTTAGAGGAATTATTGGAAAAGAATATGCTCCTGCACTCCATAACTCATCTTATGAAGCTTATAAAAGCTTAAGAAATAAATTTAAATATGATAATTATGATGAATTAGTATCGGCAGGATTCGATGAACATGCATCATATGTAATTCCAGCAATAGAAAAAATAATTCAAAGAGCAATCACTGATTTTGATGATATTATAATTGAAGGAGTGCATTTGGTTCCTGGATTAATTGATATTAAGAAATTTCAAGAAGATGCTAATATTTATTTCTTTATTTTATCATCTGATGAAGAAGCCCACAAAGAAAGATTTGTTAAAAGAGCAATTCAGATACATAGAGGTGGAAAACAACTAGATTTCTTTAAAGAAAATAGAATAATCCATGACCATTTAATATCTCAAGCAAAAAAATTCAATGCAACAATATTAGAAACTGGAAATATTGAAAATACATTAAGCAAACTGCTTAAAACAATAAATCAAACCTGTAAAACTATTCGTTTAACTAACACTATTGATGATTTGGAAAATGTTATTGATATTATTATAAAAAAGAATAACAGTAGTATAATTAAAATAGTTTACAAATTAGATGAATTTAAAGATTCATTAGTCAGAGATGTTAATATCACAGATACAAACGAAGCCAGTAAATTTATTAAAAACTTAAATGAAAATAAAGATAAAAAAGAAGATTTGAATAAATTATATACATTATCAAAATACAGAGAATTTACCATCTGTGCACCTAATGAAGATAAATTAAATAATATAATTAATGAATTAACAAAAAGAGGATTTGTTTATAATGAATGA
- a CDS encoding MarR family winged helix-turn-helix transcriptional regulator, whose amino-acid sequence MKCDMNLFKDEHNKFITFISIIHRQYLIYLNNCLKNEEITSSHAPILAYLLYKGTSCQEDIVNHFKIDKGSIARSIQKLQEKQLINKEINENNRRKYQLSLTEKGREVALKIMNLNNEWENQIYSTCNTNEKQIVELMRKMTISSINIQKNTQKEEENG is encoded by the coding sequence ATGAAATGTGACATGAATCTGTTTAAAGATGAACATAATAAATTTATTACATTTATTTCTATAATACATAGGCAATACTTAATATACTTAAACAATTGTCTTAAAAACGAAGAAATAACCTCATCACATGCACCCATACTTGCATATCTACTATACAAAGGAACTTCCTGCCAAGAAGACATTGTAAATCATTTTAAGATAGATAAAGGAAGTATAGCTAGATCAATACAAAAATTACAAGAAAAACAACTTATAAACAAAGAAATAAATGAAAATAATAGGCGAAAATACCAATTATCTTTAACTGAAAAAGGGAGAGAAGTTGCTTTAAAAATCATGAATTTAAATAATGAATGGGAAAACCAAATATATTCAACATGCAATACTAACGAAAAGCAAATAGTTGAATTAATGAGGAAAATGACCATCTCATCAATAAACATTCAAAAAAACACACAAAAGGAGGAAGAAAATGGCTGA
- a CDS encoding adhesin, which translates to MKKQIVIILLAILLLTSIIQEVSATTTVFLTSDNIMGTNEDADMLNSIKTYIEDMSNGKIKVIVDSQAPGPGEGTRAIEANANVSVALAAVDPGNFLVLSKYSSSTPNKQIIFVNTGDYDLDNANSLRRAWDDNYSKSIFAGINQPGTFLNDSGVNYIQPLKEYPDKGSDGHLSQNNDEANKYIAQEIINKINNYNSTKHYNNDLVITHKLAPSSMAQASQSLLNNRNNEMNDTYNNYSAEQLLYLTSSYLNGNGLESPKDYKAPNSPLKYSILTKDSYSIYDYIKMGGIVKNYMDEHEQAPDYICYDGAYISYYDLQYNFAKITANHTDASQMDFNREYHFDKVNDTILLSILPVVLVILVIMFIYVVFKRLLRK; encoded by the coding sequence ATGAAAAAACAAATTGTAATTATCTTACTAGCTATCCTATTATTAACTAGCATAATTCAAGAAGTATCTGCAACTACAACTGTTTTTTTAACCTCAGACAACATCATGGGGACAAATGAGGATGCAGATATGCTAAATTCCATAAAAACATACATTGAAGACATGAGTAATGGAAAAATCAAAGTAATAGTTGATAGTCAAGCTCCAGGACCTGGTGAGGGAACACGAGCTATTGAAGCAAATGCAAATGTTAGTGTGGCACTAGCTGCAGTAGATCCTGGTAATTTTTTAGTTTTAAGCAAATACTCTTCATCAACTCCAAATAAACAAATAATCTTCGTAAATACTGGAGATTATGATTTAGATAATGCAAATTCACTAAGAAGAGCATGGGACGATAATTATTCAAAATCAATTTTTGCAGGAATTAATCAACCAGGAACCTTTCTTAATGATTCAGGAGTTAACTACATCCAACCATTAAAGGAATATCCTGATAAAGGTTCTGACGGTCATTTAAGCCAAAATAATGATGAAGCTAATAAATATATTGCTCAAGAAATCATTAATAAAATAAATAATTACAACAGCACCAAACATTATAACAATGATTTAGTAATAACTCATAAATTAGCACCTTCAAGTATGGCCCAAGCTAGTCAAAGTCTTTTAAATAATAGAAACAATGAAATGAATGATACATATAATAATTATTCTGCAGAACAGCTATTATATTTAACTAGTTCATATTTAAATGGAAATGGTTTAGAAAGTCCTAAAGATTATAAAGCTCCAAATTCCCCATTAAAATATTCAATATTGACTAAAGACTCATATTCAATTTACGATTATATAAAAATGGGAGGAATTGTTAAAAACTACATGGATGAACATGAGCAAGCACCAGATTATATATGTTATGACGGAGCATACATTAGCTATTATGATTTACAATACAATTTTGCTAAAATAACTGCTAACCATACTGATGCTTCACAAATGGACTTTAATAGAGAATATCATTTTGATAAAGTTAATGATACAATTTTATTAAGTATACTGCCAGTTGTACTAGTAATTTTAGTAATAATGTTTATTTATGTAGTATTTAAAAGATTATTACGCAAATAA